Proteins encoded within one genomic window of Candidatus Pseudothioglobus singularis PS1:
- a CDS encoding 3-deoxy-7-phosphoheptulonate synthase — protein MLHNTDNVRIISSAPMVSPNALIEKLPLSEKAASVVVSARNTIKNILYGNDNRLMVLVGPCSIHDTKAAMEYAQNLSKLKDELSEDLFIVMRVYFEKPRTTVGWKGLINDPYLDESFDIDKGLETARKLLVDLGEINMPVGVEYLDVLTPQYLSDLISWGAIGARTTESQSHRELASALSCPVGFKNGTGGSLNIAIDAIQSANSPHHLLSVNKDGGISHFTSLGNDTAHIILRGGKDGPNYSEENVESTCEKLKSKGLVSKVMVDFSHANSEKQFKNQLKVGANIASQIENGSESVFGVMIESHINEGNQKVGPLSSLEYGVSITDSCIGWADTEKLLRDLAKSVNKRNS, from the coding sequence ATGCTTCATAATACAGATAATGTTAGGATTATTTCAAGTGCACCTATGGTGTCCCCCAATGCTCTTATTGAGAAGCTTCCTCTGTCTGAGAAGGCTGCATCAGTAGTTGTAAGCGCAAGAAATACCATTAAAAACATCCTTTATGGAAATGATAATCGCCTTATGGTTCTTGTCGGGCCTTGTTCGATTCACGATACCAAGGCTGCAATGGAATATGCTCAAAATCTTTCAAAGTTAAAAGATGAGTTGTCTGAGGATTTATTTATAGTAATGCGTGTTTACTTTGAAAAACCCAGAACAACAGTTGGCTGGAAAGGTTTGATTAATGACCCTTATCTTGATGAAAGTTTTGATATTGATAAGGGCCTTGAAACTGCCAGAAAACTACTTGTAGACCTAGGTGAAATTAATATGCCGGTTGGCGTAGAGTATTTGGATGTATTAACGCCTCAGTACCTTTCAGATTTGATTTCTTGGGGCGCAATAGGCGCAAGAACTACTGAGAGTCAGTCACATAGAGAGCTTGCCTCAGCATTATCATGCCCCGTAGGCTTTAAAAATGGCACTGGAGGCTCTCTTAATATTGCGATTGATGCCATTCAGTCGGCCAATAGTCCTCACCACCTTTTATCAGTCAATAAGGATGGCGGCATAAGCCACTTTACATCGCTTGGTAATGATACTGCCCATATTATCTTAAGAGGTGGAAAAGATGGGCCAAATTATTCAGAAGAAAACGTTGAAAGCACCTGCGAAAAACTTAAAAGTAAAGGACTAGTTTCTAAGGTGATGGTTGACTTCTCTCATGCGAACTCTGAAAAGCAGTTTAAAAACCAGTTAAAGGTGGGTGCAAATATCGCTTCTCAAATTGAGAATGGCTCTGAATCTGTCTTTGGAGTTATGATTGAATCTCACATTAATGAGGGAAATCAAAAAGTTGGACCCCTTTCATCTCTAGAATA
- the folE2 gene encoding GTP cyclohydrolase FolE2, with protein MKNTLLPDTQNKKDIRNIVINQVGIKDILHPINFVNRDNASHPSVANFTMTVELPANVKGTHMSRFIEILNDRECNFGIESFMNLVQKVADKLESNDAQVIVDFPFFRNKKAPSSGVQSLLDYQATLIGSIIDSEPDLSIKVVVPVTSLCPCSKSISKYGAHNQRSHITIEAKASEGEIIYLEDLIDLAEQKASSELYAILKRDDEKVVTERAYENPAFVEDIVRDIAVELNANKKVSYYCLESENFESIHNHSAYALIKNQK; from the coding sequence ATGAAAAATACACTACTACCTGATACACAAAATAAAAAAGATATTCGTAATATTGTCATCAATCAAGTTGGAATTAAGGATATTTTGCATCCAATCAATTTTGTAAATCGAGATAATGCATCTCATCCTTCTGTTGCAAATTTTACAATGACTGTCGAGCTTCCTGCTAATGTTAAGGGAACGCATATGTCACGTTTTATTGAAATTTTAAATGATCGAGAGTGCAATTTCGGTATTGAGAGCTTTATGAATCTTGTTCAAAAGGTTGCAGATAAACTTGAATCTAACGATGCACAAGTTATTGTTGATTTTCCTTTTTTTCGAAACAAAAAAGCACCCTCTTCTGGAGTCCAAAGCTTACTAGATTATCAGGCAACATTAATTGGGAGTATTATTGACAGTGAGCCAGACCTTTCAATTAAAGTTGTTGTTCCAGTGACCAGCTTGTGTCCTTGTTCAAAGAGTATTTCCAAATATGGAGCTCACAATCAAAGGTCTCATATCACAATTGAAGCAAAAGCTTCAGAGGGAGAGATTATCTATTTAGAGGATTTGATTGATTTAGCGGAGCAGAAAGCTTCGAGTGAACTTTACGCGATTTTAAAACGCGATGATGAGAAAGTTGTTACTGAAAGAGCCTATGAAAATCCAGCGTTTGTTGAAGACATAGTAAGAGATATTGCTGTAGAATTAAATGCTAATAAGAAAGTTAGCTATTATTGTCTAGAGTCTGAAAATTTTGAATCCATCCATAATCATTCAGCTTACGCATTAATAAAAAACCAAAAATAA
- the queD gene encoding 6-carboxytetrahydropterin synthase QueD, with the protein MFVLKIVTDFASAHSLRNYPGDCSRLHGHNWQVEVSVCSQVLDDNGIAIDFREIKKQTKLVIKRVDHQYLNEIEPFDVLNPTAEKNVKYFYDEDELLVNDENVKVNDVMIWETPRSAITYSE; encoded by the coding sequence ATGTTCGTACTAAAAATTGTTACTGACTTTGCATCTGCTCATTCACTGAGAAATTATCCTGGTGATTGTTCCAGGCTTCATGGGCATAATTGGCAAGTTGAAGTGTCTGTATGCTCTCAAGTCTTAGATGATAATGGTATCGCAATTGATTTTCGTGAAATTAAGAAGCAAACGAAATTGGTGATAAAAAGGGTAGATCACCAATATTTGAATGAAATAGAGCCATTTGATGTTCTCAATCCAACAGCAGAAAAGAATGTAAAGTATTTTTATGATGAAGATGAACTTTTGGTTAATGATGAGAATGTTAAAGTTAATGATGTGATGATTTGGGAAACTCCTAGATCAGCAATTACTTACTCGGAATAA
- the parC gene encoding DNA topoisomerase IV subunit A yields the protein MSQNGIEQQSVGEYSERAYLDYSMYVILDRALPFVGDGLKPVQRRIIYAMSELGLKSTAKFKKSARTVGDVLGKFHPHGDSACYEAMVLMAQPFSYRYPFIDGQGNWGAPDDPKSFAAMRYTESKLSPYADLLLSEINQGTVSWTDNFDGTIKEPQQLPAQVPNLLLNGTSGIAVGMATDMPPHNLIEVISACIQLLEKPSTDLDELLKILPAPDYPTNAFIVSSKEELHQMYETGHGSIKMRASYIKEDGEIVIEALPYQTSGAKVIAQIATQMRNKKLPLVDDLRDESDHENPTRIVVVPRSNRVDCDQLMLHLFATTDLEKNYRVNMNVIGLDGKPQVKPLIPLLKEWLQFRMQVVVNRLNSRLNKILDRLHILEGLLVAYLNIDEVIAIIRSEEKPKPVLIKQFKISEIQAEAILELKLRHLAKLEEVKIKSEADELERERKSIELLLSSETRLKTYIKKELRVILEEFGDKRRCQIVSDVISAQAFSDQDMMPAENVTVVLSEKGWVKAAKGHEIDSSALNYKSGDAFLKDAKGRSNKMAFFIDSSGRSYTILANSLPSARGQGEPLTGRLTPPIGAEFIDVVMGDDEQLVILSSDAGYGFISTLGDLQSKTKSGKHAITLSKQAKTMRVTKVQNLESDYVAVITNRARLLIFPVIELPQLSKGKGNKLIQIKTDDFVAREEFLIGICTIKDNQKLRVEYGNGKKHKQYSFEDLVNFTSHRARKGLTIPGVHGKALGIDVID from the coding sequence ATGAGCCAAAACGGCATTGAGCAACAAAGCGTTGGGGAATACAGTGAGCGCGCTTACCTTGATTACTCAATGTATGTCATTCTTGATCGTGCACTTCCATTTGTTGGTGATGGACTAAAACCAGTTCAAAGAAGAATCATCTATGCGATGAGCGAGCTCGGTCTTAAGTCAACTGCTAAGTTTAAAAAATCTGCTAGAACAGTTGGTGATGTTTTAGGTAAATTCCACCCTCATGGTGACAGTGCTTGTTACGAGGCAATGGTCCTCATGGCGCAACCATTTTCTTATCGTTATCCATTTATTGATGGGCAAGGTAACTGGGGAGCTCCAGACGATCCTAAATCTTTTGCGGCAATGCGCTACACTGAATCAAAATTATCCCCCTATGCAGATTTACTTCTCAGTGAAATAAATCAAGGAACTGTGAGTTGGACGGATAATTTTGACGGGACTATCAAAGAGCCTCAACAACTGCCTGCACAAGTTCCAAATTTATTGCTGAATGGCACTTCTGGAATTGCTGTTGGTATGGCTACTGATATGCCTCCACATAACTTAATAGAGGTTATAAGTGCTTGCATTCAGCTTCTTGAAAAGCCTTCAACTGATTTAGATGAATTATTAAAAATTCTTCCAGCACCAGACTATCCAACAAATGCATTTATAGTAAGCTCGAAAGAAGAGCTTCATCAAATGTATGAAACGGGTCATGGTTCGATCAAAATGAGAGCGAGCTATATCAAAGAGGATGGTGAGATAGTAATTGAAGCATTGCCATATCAAACCTCAGGCGCAAAAGTGATTGCACAAATAGCTACTCAGATGAGAAATAAAAAGCTCCCTTTAGTGGATGATCTAAGGGATGAGTCAGATCATGAAAATCCAACACGAATAGTTGTTGTTCCCAGGTCGAATAGGGTTGATTGTGACCAATTGATGCTTCATCTTTTTGCCACTACAGACCTAGAAAAAAATTACCGGGTTAACATGAACGTCATTGGATTAGACGGAAAACCCCAAGTTAAACCTCTGATTCCATTGCTTAAGGAATGGCTTCAATTCAGGATGCAGGTCGTTGTTAATAGGCTTAATTCTAGGTTAAACAAAATTTTAGATCGGCTCCATATTCTAGAAGGATTGTTAGTTGCGTATCTTAATATTGATGAGGTAATAGCTATTATTAGGAGTGAAGAAAAACCAAAGCCTGTTTTAATTAAACAATTCAAAATTAGTGAAATTCAGGCTGAGGCAATCCTAGAGTTAAAGTTACGTCATTTAGCTAAACTTGAAGAGGTAAAAATAAAGAGTGAGGCAGATGAGTTAGAGAGAGAGCGTAAATCAATTGAACTTCTCCTCTCAAGTGAAACAAGATTAAAAACATACATCAAAAAAGAGTTACGCGTCATTCTTGAAGAGTTTGGTGACAAGAGGCGTTGTCAAATTGTATCCGATGTAATATCTGCCCAGGCATTTAGTGACCAAGATATGATGCCAGCTGAAAATGTGACTGTTGTTCTGAGTGAAAAGGGTTGGGTCAAGGCTGCTAAAGGCCATGAAATTGATTCGTCGGCATTAAACTATAAGTCTGGCGACGCATTCTTAAAAGATGCCAAAGGCAGAAGTAATAAAATGGCCTTCTTTATTGACTCTTCAGGCAGGTCATATACTATATTGGCCAACTCTCTTCCGAGCGCAAGAGGTCAAGGGGAGCCTTTAACGGGAAGGTTGACACCTCCAATAGGAGCTGAATTTATTGATGTTGTCATGGGGGATGATGAGCAGTTAGTCATTCTTTCATCAGATGCTGGATATGGCTTTATATCGACTCTTGGAGATCTACAATCTAAGACTAAATCTGGAAAACATGCAATAACTCTCTCTAAACAAGCAAAAACAATGAGAGTTACAAAAGTCCAAAACCTTGAGTCTGATTACGTAGCAGTGATCACTAATAGAGCAAGATTATTAATTTTTCCAGTTATAGAGCTTCCTCAACTCTCTAAGGGAAAGGGTAATAAGCTTATTCAGATTAAAACAGATGACTTTGTTGCTCGAGAAGAGTTTCTAATAGGAATTTGTACAATTAAAGACAATCAAAAGCTGCGAGTAGAGTATGGAAACGGAAAGAAACATAAACAATACTCTTTTGAGGACTTGGTTAATTTTACTAGTCACCGAGCAAGGAAGGGTCTCACGATTCCTGGAGTCCATGGTAAAGCACTTGGAATTGACGTAATAGACTAA
- a CDS encoding histidine triad nucleotide-binding protein, with translation MEDCIFCLIIKGNIPAEILYEDERVLAFKDVNAQAPEHFLVIPKEHISNANDATDEALMGRLSITAANIAKEHKFSENGYRLVMNCNSDGGQTVSHIHLHCLAGRQMTWPPG, from the coding sequence ATGGAAGATTGTATTTTTTGTTTAATTATTAAAGGGAATATCCCTGCTGAAATTCTCTATGAGGATGAGAGGGTACTAGCCTTTAAAGACGTCAATGCGCAAGCGCCTGAGCATTTTTTAGTGATACCCAAAGAGCACATCTCTAATGCTAATGATGCAACTGATGAGGCTTTAATGGGAAGGCTCAGTATCACGGCAGCCAATATTGCTAAAGAGCATAAATTCTCAGAAAATGGCTACAGATTAGTGATGAATTGTAATAGTGATGGAGGTCAGACGGTCTCGCATATCCATCTGCATTGTTTGGCTGGCCGACAAATGACTTGGCCTCCTGGGTAA
- a CDS encoding malonic semialdehyde reductase has protein sequence MLSTDSTDILFSKARSHKAWLDQDINDNQIKQIYNLLKFAPTSGNCCPARFTFVKSKELKQKMLPSLDQGNIDKVMSAPCVVIISYDTKFYESLSILSPHSDAKSSFEGNEKKIKNTAEFNSSLQGAYFIMATRSAGLDCCPMLGFSKERLNQDFFPDGKNKAVFICGIGYGDHSKLYNRAPRLEFNQACSVI, from the coding sequence ATGCTTTCAACCGATAGTACAGATATCCTCTTTTCAAAAGCACGAAGCCATAAGGCATGGCTTGATCAAGATATTAATGATAATCAAATTAAGCAGATATATAATTTATTAAAGTTTGCACCCACGTCTGGAAACTGCTGCCCTGCTCGCTTTACATTCGTGAAAAGTAAAGAATTAAAACAAAAAATGTTGCCCTCATTAGACCAAGGAAATATTGATAAGGTTATGAGCGCCCCTTGCGTTGTAATTATTAGTTACGATACAAAATTTTATGAATCACTCTCAATCCTATCTCCACATAGTGATGCGAAATCTTCCTTTGAAGGTAATGAGAAGAAAATCAAAAATACTGCTGAGTTTAACTCTTCACTTCAGGGAGCATATTTTATTATGGCAACCAGATCTGCTGGATTAGATTGCTGCCCAATGCTTGGATTTAGCAAAGAGAGGTTAAACCAAGACTTCTTTCCTGATGGAAAAAATAAGGCTGTCTTTATCTGTGGAATTGGCTATGGCGATCACTCAAAACTCTACAATAGAGCCCCAAGGCTTGAATTTAACCAAGCTTGCAGCGTTATATAA
- a CDS encoding HPP family protein, whose amino-acid sequence MSYLTKLKGSPAPIPPRPPLKEISFISFGAFLAACVIGFLAYSTSYPIIMGSFGASIFVLFVLPESPFAQPRNVVLGHFVTTLVGLIFFQLVSSDWWSMAIALAVAIALMQILRISHPPAGSNPFIVFLLGANWDYLWMPTLIGSVLIVLVALFYNNISEVRSYPKYW is encoded by the coding sequence GTGTCTTACCTTACTAAACTTAAAGGCTCTCCTGCGCCAATTCCACCTCGACCACCCCTTAAAGAAATTAGCTTTATTTCTTTCGGCGCTTTTTTAGCTGCATGTGTTATTGGTTTTTTAGCATACTCAACCAGCTATCCCATAATTATGGGTTCATTTGGTGCGTCTATCTTTGTACTATTTGTTCTTCCTGAGTCTCCGTTTGCTCAGCCAAGAAATGTTGTACTTGGTCATTTTGTAACAACACTTGTAGGTCTTATTTTCTTTCAACTGGTCAGTTCAGACTGGTGGAGTATGGCGATTGCCCTGGCTGTTGCTATAGCTCTTATGCAGATCTTAAGAATCTCTCATCCACCTGCTGGCTCTAACCCGTTTATTGTATTTTTGCTTGGCGCAAACTGGGATTACTTGTGGATGCCAACGCTGATTGGTTCTGTGCTGATTGTATTAGTAGCACTCTTTTATAATAATATTTCTGAAGTTCGAAGTTATCCAAAGTATTGGTAA
- a CDS encoding DMT family transporter, translating to MFSSFDNQNKAYLFAGIAIFFWSTVASAFKLTLEHLGPIQLVMYSTLFSILVLFIIVIYQGKIKLIKAFSSIDLIRCAFLGLLNPCLYYIILFKGYDALPAQEAMVINFSWPVMMVILSIPILKQTIDIKSFLSIILCYIGVIAIATGGEFFSLSFNNPEGVFYMLLSTVIWSLFWLFNTKNKNDPLVSIFLIFLFSTPFILLVVYFTNSFGIPSIQGIMGSVYIGLFEMGISVVLWQSALKISTTVSRVASLVFITPFLSLVVLYIVLGEKILASTFFGLILICAGLILQKYFTNKLIESS from the coding sequence ATGTTTTCAAGTTTCGATAATCAAAATAAAGCGTATCTTTTTGCTGGAATTGCTATTTTTTTCTGGTCAACAGTTGCTAGTGCATTTAAGCTTACTTTAGAGCACCTGGGGCCAATTCAATTAGTCATGTATTCGACATTATTCTCAATATTAGTTTTGTTTATTATTGTGATTTATCAAGGGAAGATTAAATTAATAAAAGCCTTTTCAAGTATTGACTTAATAAGGTGCGCTTTCCTTGGACTATTGAACCCGTGCCTTTATTACATCATTTTGTTTAAGGGTTATGATGCTTTACCCGCACAAGAGGCTATGGTAATTAATTTTAGCTGGCCAGTCATGATGGTTATTCTTTCAATACCTATACTCAAGCAGACCATCGATATTAAGTCATTTTTATCAATCATACTTTGTTATATTGGCGTCATTGCTATTGCAACAGGCGGGGAGTTTTTTTCACTCAGTTTTAACAACCCTGAAGGGGTTTTTTACATGCTGTTAAGTACTGTGATATGGTCACTATTTTGGCTTTTTAATACTAAAAATAAGAATGATCCTTTGGTAAGTATTTTTCTAATATTTTTATTTAGCACGCCTTTTATTTTGTTGGTTGTGTATTTTACAAATTCTTTTGGCATTCCATCAATTCAGGGGATCATGGGATCTGTATATATAGGCTTATTTGAAATGGGTATTAGTGTTGTTTTATGGCAGTCAGCTTTAAAAATTTCGACGACTGTTTCGAGAGTTGCTAGTCTAGTCTTTATTACTCCATTCTTGTCTCTTGTCGTTCTTTACATAGTTCTTGGTGAGAAAATATTGGCATCTACTTTCTTTGGGCTGATTCTTATTTGTGCTGGACTGATTTTGCAAAAATACTTTACAAATAAGTTGATTGAGTCTTCTTGA
- a CDS encoding class I SAM-dependent DNA methyltransferase encodes MKNTKSMISTIYQTLHAADSQELEGIYKKWASDYDHDVLELAGYVGHLITSSLLLSTIKNKKAKILDAGCGTGLVGEILSENNYKNVEGVDFSQEMLDEAIQKQVYQSLRLVDLTKNLDYEDSLFDAIVCAGTFTCGHVGPKALLEMVRITKQGGYICFTVRKQEWEASPYKEIIDNLENSNLWHQIVHKTSEYNVKEGITCQLCLYQVI; translated from the coding sequence ATGAAAAATACAAAGAGCATGATCTCAACAATTTATCAAACATTGCATGCTGCTGATTCGCAAGAATTAGAAGGGATTTATAAAAAATGGGCGTCAGATTATGACCATGATGTTCTAGAGTTAGCAGGTTATGTCGGTCATTTAATTACGTCTAGTCTCTTACTCTCAACAATCAAAAATAAAAAAGCGAAGATTCTTGATGCTGGCTGCGGCACAGGACTTGTTGGAGAAATATTAAGTGAGAACAACTATAAAAATGTAGAGGGGGTTGATTTTTCTCAGGAGATGCTGGATGAGGCAATACAAAAACAAGTATATCAATCTTTAAGATTAGTAGATTTAACCAAAAATCTTGACTACGAGGATAGTTTATTTGATGCGATTGTATGCGCTGGAACGTTTACTTGTGGTCATGTGGGCCCTAAAGCCCTTCTAGAAATGGTTAGAATAACAAAACAAGGTGGGTATATTTGTTTTACAGTCAGAAAACAAGAGTGGGAAGCGTCACCTTATAAAGAAATAATTGATAATCTTGAGAATTCTAACTTGTGGCATCAAATTGTTCATAAGACTTCAGAATATAATGTTAAAGAAGGTATAACATGTCAACTCTGCCTTTATCAAGTGATTTAA
- the rarD gene encoding EamA family transporter RarD has protein sequence MNKGILLVLSGYLMWGCFPLYWALLNHVNPSEVLIHRMLWAVPVLFFLVHFKSSWKNNFKDSISSKKELVFLFITAILITINWGGYIYAVNLGRVVEASMGYFLSPVINMIGGYIFFQERISKLKQLAVFFATVGALYYVFSGDSFPWLGFLVGFTFSAYGIARKAMASSAVPGLYIETLILLPFLLIFSLWFYTNYDIAFFNIDISTDILLFLAGAVTVVPLALFTAGTKLLPLTTVGILFLITPTIQFLVGYYLQNEPVNSNQLIGFVGVWAGLIIYSYALVKNK, from the coding sequence ATGAATAAAGGCATTCTGCTTGTTCTCTCTGGTTACCTAATGTGGGGTTGTTTTCCGCTATACTGGGCATTACTAAACCATGTTAATCCTTCTGAGGTTCTCATTCATAGAATGTTATGGGCAGTTCCAGTTTTATTTTTTTTGGTTCACTTTAAATCTTCATGGAAAAATAATTTTAAGGATTCTATATCCTCTAAAAAGGAATTAGTCTTTTTGTTTATAACTGCAATTCTGATAACAATTAATTGGGGTGGTTATATTTATGCAGTTAACTTAGGTCGAGTTGTTGAGGCTTCTATGGGTTATTTTTTATCACCCGTTATTAACATGATAGGTGGTTATATTTTCTTCCAAGAAAGGATTTCTAAATTAAAACAATTAGCTGTATTCTTTGCTACAGTTGGTGCCTTATATTATGTTTTTAGTGGAGATTCATTTCCGTGGTTAGGCTTTTTAGTAGGGTTTACTTTCTCTGCTTATGGAATTGCAAGAAAAGCGATGGCTTCATCAGCAGTACCAGGGCTTTATATTGAAACATTGATACTTCTTCCTTTTCTATTAATATTCTCATTGTGGTTTTATACAAATTACGATATTGCTTTTTTTAATATAGATATCTCTACAGATATTCTTTTATTTTTAGCTGGCGCTGTAACAGTTGTGCCATTGGCTTTATTTACTGCAGGAACGAAGTTACTTCCTTTGACGACGGTTGGAATTTTGTTTTTGATTACACCAACAATTCAATTTCTTGTAGGCTATTATTTACAAAACGAGCCTGTCAATTCAAACCAGTTAATAGGTTTTGTTGGAGTTTGGGCAGGACTTATAATATATAGCTATGCCTTAGTTAAGAATAAATAA
- a CDS encoding DUF4282 domain-containing protein, which produces MNNNEILDSIKKAFKLTIDKLDNHYMFYLDEMVTPKLITLFYWILLFAFITKGLGDIFLEGDFWRGLVWVVGGSLASRVACEMVVILFRINENLNEINDKTSESDTLSNTSFEKDYYKH; this is translated from the coding sequence ATGAATAACAATGAAATTTTAGATAGTATTAAAAAAGCTTTTAAGCTAACCATTGATAAGCTTGATAATCATTACATGTTTTATCTGGATGAAATGGTAACTCCTAAGCTTATTACACTATTTTATTGGATACTTTTATTTGCTTTTATCACAAAAGGTCTAGGAGACATTTTTCTTGAAGGCGATTTTTGGAGAGGTTTAGTCTGGGTTGTTGGTGGATCTCTTGCATCAAGAGTGGCTTGTGAAATGGTTGTCATTCTATTTCGTATCAATGAAAACTTGAATGAAATCAATGATAAAACGAGTGAAAGCGATACCTTAAGTAACACAAGTTTTGAAAAAGATTACTATAAGCATTAG